DNA from Triticum aestivum cultivar Chinese Spring chromosome 7D, IWGSC CS RefSeq v2.1, whole genome shotgun sequence:
GAATAAAAGATATAAGCACATGTACATAGCAACCAATTTTTGATCGACGGAAACCGATTCTGATCACCACCCATGAACGAGACGATGCGCGATTTGTTGCAGCGTGCGATCGGATTGGTTTCGATGGTCACGCGCCCCACACCGTGATCCCCTTCATCATGCACTTGAACTCCCCAAAGTCGACGCGGCCGTCGCTGTTACGGTCGACGTTGCAAATCATCTGGCGCACGGTGGCGAGGCTGCCGCCCTCGGGGAGGCCCAGCTTCTTGAGCACCTCCTGCAGCTCGGTTGCCGAGATGAAGCCGTCGCCGTCCACGTCGAACACCTTGAACgcctccttcatctcctcctcgtccCCGCCCGCGCCGGCCTCGCCATCCTCAGGCACGTCGTCCAGCGCGCCGAAGAGCGCGTCACCCAGCTCACGGTGGAGGCACTCGAAGTCCTGGAAACGAAGCCCCGCCGCGCCCTCGGGGACGTATGCGCCCACGGTGGAGGCCAGGCCCTCGCGGTCGGCGACGAGCCCCAGTGAATCCAGCGCCTGCGCCAGCTCGTCGACCGTGATCTGACCGTCGCCGTTCTTGTCGAACAGGTCGAATACCCGGCGGAGGCGAACCGAGTTGAGGCTGCCGTTGCGGAGACGGAACGACGCCGTGGCCGGGGCACCGCCATCCAACGACGGCTTCACCACCGCCGCGACGCTCTGCTTCGTATCCATTGTATGTTAGAGCTTCCTGCTACCAATTTTTGGCGACAACGTTTTTCTTATATATGTTGGTCATCATAACCAACTTGTTTGATGGGTCGAGCGCATTGGGTGGTTTTGCCATGGAAACAACACGTGGCCTAAAATATTTCTTGTCTAATTTGTCTACGGACCTGCTTACAGCAAGCAAAAGCTTTCCATTTAAATTTACTAAACTAGCACGCACCCTTTTTAGGAAAATGCCACCAACCTAACATTCTATACATTCATGCATGGCATGGTTCCCACACTTGTCCCATGCAAACAACTTTCAATCTTGGTACGGTACGCAAATGTTAGTAGTGAAGCAACTCGTGCATTTGAATTCCATTTTTGTAAATTCAAAATGCAATAACTACTAAACCAGGTGTAGGagttttttttttttacttttaggTTCCTCGCAACGAGCTCTTCAAAAAAACATCTCATTTGTATTACATTTTGACAAAATATTTTTGGAAGTTAGCTTTAGTATTGAGACCAATTAAGTTTGTACTAATTGTTTAGTCTCACAACTAATGTTGCTTTTTTATTTTTGCGGACATCTTTCAATTTGGAAAATAAGTCGCGACTAACATGTGAACgagcaagggagagagagagagagagagagagagagagagagagagagagagagagggactgtCCAGAGGAGAGATGGATGGGTTCCACCCACCAATTATTGAGCCGTGGCATTGCAACTTTTACCAGAGGTAGAGGGTGACTAGGGAGAGCTCTCGTAAAAATTTGAACTCAAGGAGAACTCATTTGATGCTTCAATCATTGATCACAGAATTGTGGCAGAAGGTGTTTGGTGATGACTTGGGGTAGCTAGAGGAATCCAATGGCTTTGAAAATTAACAGGAATTGGTTTGGGGTCAATTTGAGCTAGTGGACAAATTTATAGCTCATTTGGGGAAAGTTCACAACATAAACTATTTCATCCATAGATTTCGTCAGAAGGGGTTTTGGCAAGCTTTGACCAAGTTGCACTGTTCTCCTTCTTGAACCACTTGGCCTAGATGAATCACTAGGTGAAATGAGCAAGTGTACCAAATTGGAGCATATTTGGTGAAACTTGACAGTGCAAAGTTATTTAAACTTGGAAATGAACAAAAAGGGTTTTGAGATGCTTTGATGGAGCTATTGCTTTGCTTCACATGaaacttggcaagatcatcaaatagGGCAGTTGTGACATGACAGAAGTTTCTTGGAATTTATTGAGaaaatttcctttgtaaatatttcaaaagcttgaaatatccagaaaggattTTTGAGGtatttgtccaatattttgaacatgaccatgtgttgaaactctttaTATGGAAATATATTTCCATTGAGtctccctaaattttctcaaacgttttttaaacattaaaataattttatcctattaaagaccatttccggCCTTAGGAAAAAAGCccttaaataaaatagcaaaataacttttaaaataatatttttgtgggTTTGGGGAGTCCTATAGCTGATAGGATTCAAgtattatttttcaaagttttttcacATCCCAACTTAGGTACTTGTAGTTCATGCCTAAAGTAAGGGGTTTTTTGGAAAATCTAATTCAGAAAATAATGTTTGGCCAAATTATTTGTAGATGAAAATACTTTTCTGTCctgtacacatggcatgatcattgggcaaagttTTAGAGCAAGAGAAGGAAGCATAAGAGTTGGAGAATTAATTTTATTTACAAGAGCACTTGAAGACAGCAAGCAGAAATCCAAATTAAAGCAAAGAATCTATTAGTTCTCAAAacaattttaatgctatggttgaagaaaaattgcttaagattgatgatttggctaggaacatggatagaatttctcttgagattgattctttgaaaattagatctattccacccaagcatgatattaatgagtctctaaaagctatgagaatttctattgatgaatgtaaagaaagaaccgttaggatgcgtgctaagcgagaaTGGTTTGTTAAAGTGTGTTCTTTGATTtcttgtgaaaataatgatgaagatcttaaagtgattggtgtgacccCTATttaatctttgttttctaatataaatcttgataaagatgggactggagatgagtctactttagctagaaggcgtcccaatgattcggagtttatagatctcaatgcaaaaattgataaaagtgggagtggagaggtcaaaactgtaagtagcaatgaacccactcttttggatttcaaggatttcaattatgataattgttctttgatagattgtatttccttgttgaaatccatgttgaattctcctcatgcgtataatcaaaataaaacttttactaaacatatcgttgatgctatgatgaaatattttgaagaaaaacttgagttggaagtttctatccctagaaagctttatgatgagtgggaacctactattaagattaaaattaaagattaggagtgccatgctttgtgtgatttgggtgctagcgttttcacgattcccaaaactttatgtgatgtgctaggttttgttgaatttgataattgttctttaaatttgcatctcgcggattccactattaagaaacctatgggaagaatcaatgatgttcttattgttgaaaataggaattatgtgcctgtagatttcattgtgcttgatatagattgcaatcctacatgtcctattattcttggtagaccttttcttagaacgattggtgcaattattgatatgaaagaaggaaacattatatttaaatttccgttaaggaagggcatggaacaatttccaagaaaggaaattaagttgccatatgaatctattatgggagctacttatggattgcatacgaaagatgacaatacctagatctatgttttatgcctagctaggggcgttaaacaatagcgcttattgggaggcaacccaattttatttttatatttttttgtttttgctactgttcttgaataaatacacattattacctctgtagtaattgtgttttggtgtttttaattagtgtttgtgccaagtaaagcctttgggatactttggtatatcgttgatttgatcttgctgaaaaacagaaacttccgTGCCCAGTAAAATAAtattcataattcacagaagcgcaataaaatcctgaattttttacacaagattgatatatgaatttcctctgttttcctaattttttagaatttttggagttacagaagtatacgaagtttacatattactacagactgatctacttttgacagattctattttctatgtgttgtttgcttattttaatgaatctatgggtagtatcggggggtatgaaccatgaagaagttggaatacagtagatattacaccaacataaataaacaatgagttcacaacagtaccaaaaagtggtgatttattttcttatactaacggatctcatgagttttctgttgagttttgtgttgtgaagttttcaagttttgggtaaagatttgatggactatggaataaggagtggcaagagcctaagcttcgggatgcccaaggcaccccaaggtaatattcaaggacaaccaagcatctaagcttggggatgccccggatggtattccctctttcatctttgtctatcggtaaatttacttgaggctatatttttattcaccacatgctatgtgttttgcttggagcgtcttgtatgatatgagtctttgctttatagtttatcacaatcattcttgttgtacacaccttttgagagggacacacatgaatcgtgatttattagaatactctttgtgcttcacttatatcttttgagctaggcaattttgctctagtgcttcacttatatctttttagagcacggcggtggctttattttatagaaattgttgaactatcttgcttcacttatattattttgagattctctctaaacagcatggtaatttgcataggttatgaatttagtcctaatatgatgggcatccaagagggatataataaaaactttcatataaagagcattgaatactatgagaagtttgattccttatgattgttttgagatataaagatggtgatattagagtcatgctagtgagtaattgtgaattggtagaaatacttgtgttaaatttgtgATTCACATAGCATGAATGTATGAtgaacctttatgtgatgaagtcggagcatgatctatttattgattgtcttccttatgagtggcggtcgggaacgagcgatggtcttttcctaccaatctatccccctaggagcacgcgcatagtactttgttttgatagctaatagacttttgcaataattatatgagttctttatgactaatgttgagtccatggattatacgcactctcacccttccatcattgctagcctctctagtaccgcgtaactttcgccggtgcactacacccaccatatatccttcctcaaaacagccaccatacctacctattatggcatttccatagccattccgagatatattgccatgcaacttccaccgtttcgtttattatgacacgctccatcattgtcatattgctttgcatgatcatgtagttgatatagtatttgtgttttatacatgccactcttgatcattgcacatcccggtacaccgctggaggcattcatatatagtcatttttttttctaagtatcaagttgcaattcttgagttttaagtaaataaaagtgtgattatcatcattattagagcattgtcccatgtgaggaaaggatgatggaagctatgattccctcacaagttgggatgagtctctggacttaaaaaaaataaaacaggccaaagaagcccaaataaaaaggtaaaaaaatgagagaaaagagagaagaggcaatgctactatccttttaccacacttgtgcttcaaagtagcaccatgatcttcatgatagagagtctcctatgttgtcatcatatactagtgggaacttttcattatagaactcggcttgtatattccaatgatgggcttcctcaaattgccctaggtcttcgtgagcaagcgagctggatgcacgcccacttagttactttttgagctttcataaacttatagctctagtgcatccgttgcatggcaatccctactcactcacattgatatctattgatgggcatctccatagcccgttaatacgcctagttgatgtgagactatctccttctttttgtcttctccacaaccaccatattctgttccacccatagtgctatatccatggctcacgctcatgtattgcgtgaaagttgaaaaagtttgagaacatcaaaagtttgaaacaattgcttggcttgtcatcggggttgtgcatgatttaatactttgtgtgatgaagatggagcatagccagactatatgattttatagggataactttctttggccatgttattttgagaagacatgattgctttattagtatgcttcaagtattattgtttttatgtcaatattaaacttttgttttgaatcttatggatatgaatattcatgacacaataaagaaaattacatggataaatatgttaggtagcattccacatcaaaaattctgtttttatcatttacctactcgaggacgagcaggaattaagcttggggatgcttgatacgtctccaacatatctataatttttgattgttccatgctattatattatctgttttcgatgttttatatgcattaatattctatatattattttttgggactaacttattaacccagagccagtgccagtttctgttttttccttgtttttgagttttacagaaaaggaatatcaaacggagtccaaacggaataaaactttacggtgacttttcttggaccagaagacacacgtagaACTTGGAGAGGAAGGCAGAAGAGTACCGAGGGCTCCACAAGATctcagggcgcgccctggggggggctggcttgtgggccccatgggagtcctccaaccctaatctttggcctataaattcagaaatattcccaaaccaacagaagcgtccaccaaaatacttttccgccgccataACCTTTTgtagccgtgagatcccatcttggggcctttccaacatcctgtcggagggggattcgatcatggagggcttgtacatcaactctattgcccttccgatgaagcgtgagtagtttaccacagacctacgggtccatagctagtagctagatatcTTCTTTtccctctttgattctcaataccatgttctcctcgatgttcttggagatctatccgatgtaatattcttttgtggtgtgtttgttgagatccgatgaattgtggatttatgatcagattatctatgaatattatttgaatcttctctggattcttatatgcatgatttgatatctttgtatttctcttcgaattatcagtttggtttggccaactagattggttcttcttgcaatgggagaggtgcttagttttgggttcaatcttgcggtgtcctcacccagtgacaaagtagggtagcgaggcatgtattttattgttgccatcaagggtagaaagatggggttttcatcatattgcttgagtttatccctctacatcatgtcatcttacttaaggtgttactccgttctttatgaacttaatactctagatgcatgctggatagcggtcgatgtgtggagtaatagtagtagatgcacaatcattccggtctacttgacacggacctgatgcctatatgcataatcattgccttggatatcgttataactttgcgtatcaattgctcggcagtaatttgttcacccaccatattatttgccttcaagaaagaagcctccagtgaaacctatggcccccgggtctattttccattatatattttcagatctataaaccaaaaaacccaaagaTACCTCGCCGCgttttatttacttttacgttgttttacgttttagtaatcttttatatctatctctatcagatctcacctttgcaagtggccgtgaagggattgacaacccctttatcgcgttgggtgcaagtgtttaattgtttgtgcaggtgcatagattgggaacttgcttgtatctcctactggatttgataccttggttcttaactgagggaaatacttatctctactttgctgcatcaccctttcctcttaaaggaaaaaaccaacacaagctcaagaagtagcaggcaacacgaagaaggactcctaggttgaactcgcctcggccatcatcgacccctactaccaaaagatgaagcaggatgccaacagaATACGTCCCGTATCCTTGAACGGGGCCTGAATGcgacaactggatgaacctcacctcaggttcgtggccaagaacgtgtacacatgctacgagatgcataggtggatcattgacatgagggagTGACTCCTTCCCGTAATCGACGAGGTCGGATTGAGCCACCAGCAGAGCAGTGGCGGCAAGTGTCACAAGAAGagctagatgatgatcagatgatcgtttatcctagttaattatacatgtaatagtttactttggtgtgtggaaatgtcaagtgtgtactagccacctatgtaattggatgtttaatttggtcatGCAATCATGtagtatatatgttgttgttctgtatgcaatcacatcgcacacggaacATACTAGGGAaaccgtcggtgatgaattcatcaatcgctgacaattgtatactAGGACGCGTTTGCCCACAaaacacacggcttattagcagcaatcatctgtgttattatcggtcttcgcacacatttctgattacagacctctTTGCCGCGtaccacacacatcttgttaagctgaaccatttctgttctcttggctcaatgcaaacagttcatccgagtgaactatatgctgtatatcgcacacacctttaatCTGGCTGACAGtttttgttgcctaatcacaaacagttcatccaagcgaactgtatgccgtatatcgcacacaccttcatctggctgcctgtttctgttgttctgcctcatcgcaaacagttcattggagtgAACCATATGCcacgcatcgcacatgcaactctaatctgaatcgtgtttgatgtctccgccatcgcaaatgttttgtatattttttgacggttttattacatcaccatttgtgattaatgcatcacacacagtttcgtcgaagagtCTCAGACTGGACTGTtgcatttggaccatcctgcagtagtgtgtattgaattagCTTTTTTCCTCTAATTACTTTACAGTCCAGAAATGATCCTGGATTTGAATTCATAGGGCCATAATTTATTTTCACTAGTTCACTTTTCATAAGTTTTTGTATGAATAGTGTAAATTTTGTAATGTGTAAAATCTATAGTATAATATATACATATGAACACCATTATTTCAATTGACGTGCACAATGTCATATGTATGGATTGATCAACTTGTCCGGATTCAAACCAAAGTACAACCAAACAATGCCCAATTCACTAAAGGTTCTTCACCAAAAGACATGTCTAGACTCAATCATTCTTCAAGTGACATGGTCAAGGCAACTAACTGGTCAGTACAAAAAAGAACTGAGGGTTGGCGTGTGCAAATTAAATGCACACATGCATGTATGCATCGATCAACATGTCCGGATTCAAATCGAAGTACAACCAAAGGATGCCCAGTTCACTTGAGGCTTCTCACCAACAGAACATGTCGTACGCAGAACACAAGACATGTCTAGACTCAACCATTCTTGAAGTGACATGGTCAAGGCAACTACctgctcactacaaaaaaaattgaGTGTTGGCTTGTGCAAATTAAATGCACATATGCATATATGCATTGATCAACATGTCCGGATTCAAATCGAAGTACAGCCACAGGATGCCCAATTCACTTGAGGCTTCTTCACCAACAAAACATGTCGTACACAGAATACAAGACATGTCTAGACTCAACCATTCTTGAAGTGACAGGGTCAAGGCAACGGACTGCTCACTACAAAACAAATTTGAGAGTTGGCTTGTGCAAATTAAATGCACACATGCATGTATATGCATCGACCAACATGTCCGGATTCAAATCAAAGTACAACCAAAGGATGCCCAATTCACTTGAGGCTTCTTCACCAACAAAATATATCGTACGCAGCACACACGACATGTCTAGACTCAACCATTCTTGAAGTGACATGGTCAAGGCGACTGACTGCTCACTACAAAACAAATTTGAGGGTTGGCTTGTGCAAATTAAATACACACATACATGCATGCATCGATCAACATGTCTAGATTCAAATCAAAGTACAACCAAAGGATGCCCAATCCACTTGAGGCTTCTTCACCAACAGAACATGTCATACACATAACACAAGACATGTCTAGACTCAACCATTCTTGAAGTGACATGGTCAAGGCAATTGAGTGCTCACTACAAAACAAATTTGAGGGTTGACTTGTGCAAATTAAATGCACACATGCATGTATGCATCGATCAACATGTTCGGATTCAAATTGAAGTACAACCAAAGGATGCCATTCATTAGAGGCTTCTTCATCAGAAGAAGATGCATGTCGTATGCAGAACACAATGTACATGTCTAGACTCAACCATTCTTGAAGTGACATGGTCAATGCAAGTGACTCCTTGACAAAAAAAAGAGGGTTGGCTTGTGCAAATTAAATGCACGCATGTATGTATTCATCGATCAACATGCCCAAATTCAAATCTGAGTACAACCATACAATGCCCGATTAATTTGAGGCTTATTCATGAAAAGAATACGACTCATCAAACCCACAAGTGCGTGCACAAAGAAGATCAGAACATAAAACATATGCATGTACAAAGTGCCCGAATCGTAATTCTGAAAGTGTTCACGTTATTTCTGAAAGTGGTCACGTTCTTTCTGAAAGTTGTCCTATCTCTGTTACAAAAAATAGTTTGTACACTGAAATTATTTTGGTTCCCTCTGTTTTTTGCTTCCTGACTATTTTACCTTCCCGCCTACAATTCTGAAAGGGGTCACGCTAAATTTTCCCCATCGCCAATAAATACCTCGTTTGTTGCCATCAATAAACCTCACTCATAAtttccctccccctcctcccgcaCTTCTTCTCCAGATCCCGAACCCTCCCGACGATGCTGGTTTCCCTCACCATCACTGTCGACCAACATGTGGCAGCAACCTTCATAGCGGCAAGGTCTGCAAGGATCATGTCACGCTGAAGACAAGAACTAATCATAAACGGACAGGTAACAATCGCCCCCTCCCTCAATACCCCCCATCTATTGAAGATCCTTCCGGGCGTATGTATATGTAGACATGTTCGATTTATCTGCTAGTATTCAGGAACTCCATGGTTAACCCCGCACGAGTTCAACCATACATTTTGTATCGGGGTGTTTCCTGCATGCGTGTTCTAGATTTGTTCGCATGTTGTTATTCATGTTGCGTTCCTCCGAATTATTATGATTTGGGCACCGTACAAGTGTTTACAATTTAGTGTACTTTGTCTAGTCAATTCAAAACATGATTA
Protein-coding regions in this window:
- the LOC123168530 gene encoding probable calcium-binding protein CML32, whose product is MDTKQSVAAVVKPSLDGGAPATASFRLRNGSLNSVRLRRVFDLFDKNGDGQITVDELAQALDSLGLVADREGLASTVGAYVPEGAAGLRFQDFECLHRELGDALFGALDDVPEDGEAGAGGDEEEMKEAFKVFDVDGDGFISATELQEVLKKLGLPEGGSLATVRQMICNVDRNSDGRVDFGEFKCMMKGITVWGA